The nucleotide window CCCAGTTCAAGCTGCGCGAAGGCATGCCGGTCGGTACCCGGGTCACCCTGCGCGGCGAGGCCATGTGGGACTTCTATGACAAGCTCGTGAGCTTCGCCCTGCCCCGTGTCCGCGACTTCCGCGGCATTCCCGACCGCGGTTTCGACGGTCGTGGAAACTTCACGATGGGCATCAAGGAGCACACTATCTTCCCCGAGCTTGACATCGACAAGGTTGAGTTGACGAAGGGCATGAACATTACTGTGTGCACCACCGCCAAGACCGACAAGGAGTCCAAGACCCTTCTCGATCTGCTCGGTATGCCCTTTAAGAAATAGGAGGACGGAAAGTGGCCAAAACAAGCTTACGCGTTAAGGCACGCCGCAAACCCAAGTTCAAGGTTCGCGCCTACAATCGTTGTCCGATTTGTGGCCGTCCTCGGGCTTTTCTGAGGCGCTACGGCATTTGTCGTATCTGCTTCCGCAACAAGGCTCTCGCCGGTGAACTCCCCGGCGTCCGCAAGGCGAGCTGGTAATTAAGGAGAAAGAAAATGGCTGTTGTTGATCCTGTAGCCGACATGTTGACCCGCATCCGGAATGCG belongs to Pseudodesulfovibrio portus and includes:
- the rplE gene encoding 50S ribosomal protein L5, coding for MTRLEKVYNEKVVPELLKEYGYKSAMEIPRLVKISLNIGLGQASQNSKLIDAAADELTAIAGQKAVVTTAKKSIAQFKLREGMPVGTRVTLRGEAMWDFYDKLVSFALPRVRDFRGIPDRGFDGRGNFTMGIKEHTIFPELDIDKVELTKGMNITVCTTAKTDKESKTLLDLLGMPFKK
- a CDS encoding type Z 30S ribosomal protein S14; the encoded protein is MAKTSLRVKARRKPKFKVRAYNRCPICGRPRAFLRRYGICRICFRNKALAGELPGVRKASW